From the genome of Mustela lutreola isolate mMusLut2 chromosome 16, mMusLut2.pri, whole genome shotgun sequence, one region includes:
- the IL4I1 gene encoding L-amino-acid oxidase isoform X1, translated as MGAERAPQNQPCTRYLLVLVSFFLSLEASLDWKTSHSQDPFEKCMHDPDYEVLLRVVTLGLNRTSKPQRVIVVGAGAAGLVAAKVLSDAGHKVTILEADNRIGGRIFTYRDRKTGWIGELGAMRMPSSHRILHELCKSLGLNLTKFTQYDENTWIEVNNLKLRNYVVEKMPEKLGYKLRPREKGHSPEEIYQMALNRALKDLKTLGCRKAMKKFEKHTLLEYLLGEGNLSQPAVRLLGDVMSKDGFFYLSFAEALRAHSCLSDRLRYSRIVGGWDLLPRALLSSLSGPVLLHAPVVAITQGTHDVRVHIASSRRARSLKAMTADVVLLTASGPALQRITFSPPLSRRRQEALRALHYVPATKVFLSFRRPFWHDEHIEGGHSSTARPSRVIFYPPPGEGALLLASYTWSDAAASFAGLRPEDAMRVALDDVAALHGPIVYRLWDGSGIVKRWAEDPHSQGGFVVQPPLLWHEDKDEGPDYDWAVPYGRIYFAGEHTAYPHGWVETAVKSALRAAVLINSREGHMMVDSNTEEGVVRLVPSRSHCEFEKGGATHAQAAHGITARHTTHKRPEH; from the exons ATGGGCGCTGAGAGAGCCCCCCAGAACCAGCCATGCA CCCGGTACCTCCTCGTCCTggtctccttcttcctcagccTGGAGGCCTCCCTGGATTGGAAGACTTCCCACAGCCAGGATCCCTTTGAAAAATGTATGCATGATCCTGACTATGAGGTGCTGCTCAGGGTTGTGACCTTGGGCCTCAATCGGACCTCCAAGCCTCAGAGGGTCATTGTGGTTGGTGCTGGTGCAGCTGGGCTGGTAGCTGCCAAGGTGCTCAGTGATGCGGGACACAAG gtcaccatcctggaAGCAGACAACAGGATCGGGGGCCGCATCTTCACCTACCGGGACCGGAAGACGGGCTGGATTGGGGAGCTGGGAGCCATGCGCATGCCCAGCTCACACAG GATCCTCCACGAGCTCTGCAAGAGCCTAGGGCTCAACCTGACCAAATTCACTCAGTATGATGAGAACACGTGGATAGAAGTGAACAACCTGAAGCTGCGGAACTACGTGGTGGAGAAGATGCCCGAGAAGCTGGGCTACAAGCTGCGCCCCAGGGAGAAGGGCCACTCACCCGAAGAGATCTACCAGATGGCTCTCAACCGG GCCCTCAAAGATCTCAAGACACTGGGCTGCAGAAAGGCAATGAAGAAGTTTGAAAAACACACGCTCCTG GAATACCTTCTCGGGGAGGGGAACCTGAGCCAGCCTGCCGTGCGGCTCCTGGGAGACGTGATGTCCAAAGACGGCTTCTTCTATCTCAGCTTCGCTGAGGCCCTAAGGGCCCACAGCTGCCTCAGCGACCGGCTCAG GTATAGCCGCATCGTGGGCGGCTGGGACCTGCTGCCCCGAGCGCTGCTGAGCTCGCTGTCCGGGCCGGTGCTGCTGCACGCGCCTGTCGTGGCGATAACGCAGGGTACGCACGATGTGCGCGTGCACATCGCCAGCTCGCGCAGGGCCCGGAGTCTGAAGGCCATGACCGCGGACGTGGTGCTGCTGACAGCCAGCGGCCCAGCGTTGCAGCGCATTACCTTCTCGCCGCCGCTGTCTCGAAGGCGGCAGGAGGCGCTGCGCGCGCTGCACTACGTGCCAGCCACCAAGGTGTTCCTGAGCTTCCGCCGGCCCTTCTGGCATGACGAGCACATCGAAGGCGGCCACTCGAGCACCGCCCGCCCGTCGCGCGTGATATTCTACCCGCCCCCGGGCGAGGGCGCGCTGCTGCTGGCCTCGTACACGTGGTCGGACGCTGCGGCGTCGTTCGCCGGCCTGCGCCCCGAAGACGCGATGCGCGTGGCGCTCGACGACGTGGCGGCGCTGCACGGGCCGATTGTGTACCGGCTGTGGGACGGCAGCGGCATCGTCAAACGCTGGGCGGAGGACCCGCATAGCCAGGGCGGCTTCGTGGTGCAGCCGCCGCTGCTCTGGCATGAAGACAAGGACGAGGGGCCAGACTACGACTGGGCGGTCCCCTACGGCCGCATCTACTTCGCCGGTGAGCATACGGCCTACCCACACGGCTGGGTGGAGACCGCTGTCAAGTCGGCGCTGCGAGCTGCGGTGTTGATCAACAGCCGAGAGGGGCACATGATGGTCGACAGCAACACCGAGGAGGGCGTAGTGCGCCTGGTGCCCAGCCGTTCCCACTGCGAGTTCGAAAAGGGCGGTGCCACCCACGCCCAGGCTGCGCACGGGATAACCGCTCGGCACACCACCCACAAGAGACCCGAGCATTAA
- the IL4I1 gene encoding L-amino-acid oxidase isoform X2, translated as MASLARYLLVLVSFFLSLEASLDWKTSHSQDPFEKCMHDPDYEVLLRVVTLGLNRTSKPQRVIVVGAGAAGLVAAKVLSDAGHKVTILEADNRIGGRIFTYRDRKTGWIGELGAMRMPSSHRILHELCKSLGLNLTKFTQYDENTWIEVNNLKLRNYVVEKMPEKLGYKLRPREKGHSPEEIYQMALNRALKDLKTLGCRKAMKKFEKHTLLEYLLGEGNLSQPAVRLLGDVMSKDGFFYLSFAEALRAHSCLSDRLRYSRIVGGWDLLPRALLSSLSGPVLLHAPVVAITQGTHDVRVHIASSRRARSLKAMTADVVLLTASGPALQRITFSPPLSRRRQEALRALHYVPATKVFLSFRRPFWHDEHIEGGHSSTARPSRVIFYPPPGEGALLLASYTWSDAAASFAGLRPEDAMRVALDDVAALHGPIVYRLWDGSGIVKRWAEDPHSQGGFVVQPPLLWHEDKDEGPDYDWAVPYGRIYFAGEHTAYPHGWVETAVKSALRAAVLINSREGHMMVDSNTEEGVVRLVPSRSHCEFEKGGATHAQAAHGITARHTTHKRPEH; from the exons ATGGCCTCATTAG CCCGGTACCTCCTCGTCCTggtctccttcttcctcagccTGGAGGCCTCCCTGGATTGGAAGACTTCCCACAGCCAGGATCCCTTTGAAAAATGTATGCATGATCCTGACTATGAGGTGCTGCTCAGGGTTGTGACCTTGGGCCTCAATCGGACCTCCAAGCCTCAGAGGGTCATTGTGGTTGGTGCTGGTGCAGCTGGGCTGGTAGCTGCCAAGGTGCTCAGTGATGCGGGACACAAG gtcaccatcctggaAGCAGACAACAGGATCGGGGGCCGCATCTTCACCTACCGGGACCGGAAGACGGGCTGGATTGGGGAGCTGGGAGCCATGCGCATGCCCAGCTCACACAG GATCCTCCACGAGCTCTGCAAGAGCCTAGGGCTCAACCTGACCAAATTCACTCAGTATGATGAGAACACGTGGATAGAAGTGAACAACCTGAAGCTGCGGAACTACGTGGTGGAGAAGATGCCCGAGAAGCTGGGCTACAAGCTGCGCCCCAGGGAGAAGGGCCACTCACCCGAAGAGATCTACCAGATGGCTCTCAACCGG GCCCTCAAAGATCTCAAGACACTGGGCTGCAGAAAGGCAATGAAGAAGTTTGAAAAACACACGCTCCTG GAATACCTTCTCGGGGAGGGGAACCTGAGCCAGCCTGCCGTGCGGCTCCTGGGAGACGTGATGTCCAAAGACGGCTTCTTCTATCTCAGCTTCGCTGAGGCCCTAAGGGCCCACAGCTGCCTCAGCGACCGGCTCAG GTATAGCCGCATCGTGGGCGGCTGGGACCTGCTGCCCCGAGCGCTGCTGAGCTCGCTGTCCGGGCCGGTGCTGCTGCACGCGCCTGTCGTGGCGATAACGCAGGGTACGCACGATGTGCGCGTGCACATCGCCAGCTCGCGCAGGGCCCGGAGTCTGAAGGCCATGACCGCGGACGTGGTGCTGCTGACAGCCAGCGGCCCAGCGTTGCAGCGCATTACCTTCTCGCCGCCGCTGTCTCGAAGGCGGCAGGAGGCGCTGCGCGCGCTGCACTACGTGCCAGCCACCAAGGTGTTCCTGAGCTTCCGCCGGCCCTTCTGGCATGACGAGCACATCGAAGGCGGCCACTCGAGCACCGCCCGCCCGTCGCGCGTGATATTCTACCCGCCCCCGGGCGAGGGCGCGCTGCTGCTGGCCTCGTACACGTGGTCGGACGCTGCGGCGTCGTTCGCCGGCCTGCGCCCCGAAGACGCGATGCGCGTGGCGCTCGACGACGTGGCGGCGCTGCACGGGCCGATTGTGTACCGGCTGTGGGACGGCAGCGGCATCGTCAAACGCTGGGCGGAGGACCCGCATAGCCAGGGCGGCTTCGTGGTGCAGCCGCCGCTGCTCTGGCATGAAGACAAGGACGAGGGGCCAGACTACGACTGGGCGGTCCCCTACGGCCGCATCTACTTCGCCGGTGAGCATACGGCCTACCCACACGGCTGGGTGGAGACCGCTGTCAAGTCGGCGCTGCGAGCTGCGGTGTTGATCAACAGCCGAGAGGGGCACATGATGGTCGACAGCAACACCGAGGAGGGCGTAGTGCGCCTGGTGCCCAGCCGTTCCCACTGCGAGTTCGAAAAGGGCGGTGCCACCCACGCCCAGGCTGCGCACGGGATAACCGCTCGGCACACCACCCACAAGAGACCCGAGCATTAA
- the TBC1D17 gene encoding TBC1 domain family member 17 isoform X1: MEGAGYRVVFEKGGVYLHTSAKKHQDPDSLIAGVIRVVEKDSDVLLHWVPVEEAGDSTQILFSKKDVSGGDSCTSEEEPTFDPGYEPDWAVISTVRPQSRHLEPTRGAEPSSPRGFWAFSVSLGELKSIRRSKPGLSWAYLVLVTQAGGSLPALHFHRGGTRALLRVLSRYLLLASSPQDPRLYLVFPHDSSALSSSFHHLQLFDQDSSNVVSRFLQDPYSTTFSSFSRVTNFFRGALQPHLEGASPDLLPPPDDEPEPGFEVISCVELGPRPAVERAPPLTEEEWAHHVGPEGRLQKVPVLKARIFSGGLSPGLRREAWKFLLGYLSWEGSAEEHKAHVRKKTDEYFRMKLQWKSVSPEQERRNSLLHGYRSLIERDVSRTDRTNKFYEGPENPGLGLLNDILLTYCMYHFDLGYVQGMSDLLSPILYVIQNEVDAFWCFCGFMELVHGNFEESQETMKRQLGQLLLLLRVLDPQLCDFLDSQDSGSLCFCFRWLLIWFKREFPFPDVLRLWEVLWTGLPGPNLHLLVACAILDMERDTLMLSGFGSNEILKHINELTMKLSVEDVLTRAEALYRQLTACPELPHNVQEVLGLVPPTEPQSPSPPTSPLPLSPTGAPPAPPPPEDTAPQPDSSLEILPEEEEEESAES; the protein is encoded by the exons ATGGAGGGAGCCGGTTACAGG GTGGTGTTTGAGAAAGGTGGCGTGTACTTGCACACCAGTGCTAAGAAGCACCAAGACCCGGACTCCCTCATCGCTGGCGTCATCCGCGTTGTGGAGAAG GACAGTGATGTCCTTCTGCACTGGGTTCCGGTAGAAGAGGCTGGGGATTCCACCCAAATTCTCTTCTCCAAGAAG GACGTCAGTGGGGGTGATTCTTGCACCTCTGAGGAGGAACCAACCTTTGACCCTGGCTATGAACCCGACTGGGCTGTCATCAGCACTGTGCGGCCACAGTCTCGTCACTTAGAGCCCACCAGAG GTGCAGAGCCCAGTTCCCCTCGGGGCTTCTGGGCCTTCTCGGTGAGCCTCGGGGAGCTCAAGTCCATCCGCCGGTCCAAGCCGGGCCTCAGCTGGGCCTACCTGGTCCTGGTGACCCAGGCTGGGGGCTCCCTGCCTGCCCTGCACTTTCACCGAGGGGGGACCCGCGCCCTTCTCCGGGTCCTCAGCCGCTACCTGCTGTTGGCCAG CTCCCCACAGGACCCCCGCCTCTACCTTGTCTTCCCCCACGACTCCTCGGCCCTCTCCAGCTCCTTCCACCACCTCCAGCTCTTCGACCAGGACAGCTCCAACGTGGTGTCT CGCTTTCTCCAGGACCCCTACTCCACCACCTTTAGCAGCTTCTCCCGTGTGACCAACTTCTTCAGGGGAGCCCTGCAGCCACACCTAGAAGGGGCCTCCCCTGATCTTCTTCCACCCCCTGATGATGAGCCGGAGCCTGGGTTTGAGGTCATTTCCTGT GTGGAGTTGGGGCCGCGGCCAGCCGTGGAGCGGGCACCTCCACTCACCGAGGAGGAGTGGGCCCACCACGTGGGCCCTGAGGGCCGCCTGCAGAAGGTCCCCGTGCTGAAGGCCCGCATCTTCTCCGGG GGTCTGAGCCCTGGCCTGAGGCGTGAAGCTTGGAAGTTCCTCCTGGGGTACCTCAGCTGGGAGGGCTCAGCTGAGGAGCACAAGGCCCACGTGCGCAAGAAAAC GGATGAGTACTTCCGAATGAAGCTGCAGTGGAAATCCGTGAGCCCTGAGCAGGAGCGGAGGAACTCACTGCTGCACGGTTACCGCAGCCTCATCG AGAGAGATGTGAGCCGTACTGATCGGACCAACAAATTCTATGAGGGTCCTGAGAACCCAGGGCTGGGCCTACTGAATGACATCCTTCTCACCTACTGCATGTACCACTTTGACCTTG GTTACGTCCAGGGCATGAGTGACCTCCTCTCCCCGATCCTCTACGTCATTCAGAATGAGGTGGATGCTTTCTGGTGTTTCTGTGGCTTCATGGAGCTCGTG CACGGGAACTTCGAGGAGAGTCAGGAGACGATGAAGCGGCAGCTCGGAcaactgctgctgctgctgcgggtGTTGGACCCGCAGCTCTGCGACTTCCTGG attcccaggactctggctccctctgcttctgcttccgGTGGCTGCTTATCTGGTTCAAGAGGGAATTCCCCTTCCCAGATGTCCTTCGGCTGTGGGAG GTGCTGTGGACAGGGCTTCCTGGCCCCAATCTGCACCTGTTGGTCGCCTGTGCCATTCTGGACATGGAGCGTGACACCCTCATGCTTTCTGGCTTCGGCTCCAATGAGATCCTCAAG CACATCAACGAGCTGACCATGAAGCTGAGCGTGGAGGACGTGCTGACGCGGGCGGAGGCCCTCTACCGGCAGCTGACCGCCTGCCCG gagCTGCCCCACAACGTGCAGGAGGTCTTGGGTCTGGTGCCCCCCACAGAGCCCCAAAGTCCCTCACCCCCTACCTCTCCACTGCCTCTCTCACCCACCGGGGCCCCACCGGCCCCACCGCCCCCCGAGGACACAGCCCCGCAGCCCGACAGCAGCCTGGAGATCctgccagaggaggaggaagaggaaagcgcAGAGTCCTAA
- the TBC1D17 gene encoding TBC1 domain family member 17 isoform X2, protein MEGAGYRVVFEKGGVYLHTSAKKHQDPDSLIAGVIRVVEKDSDVLLHWVPVEEAGDSTQILFSKKDVSGGDSCTSEEEPTFDPGYEPDWAVISTVRPQSRHLEPTRGAEPSSPRGFWAFSVSLGELKSIRRSKPGLSWAYLVLVTQAGGSLPALHFHRGGTRALLRVLSRYLLLASSPQDPRLYLVFPHDSSALSSSFHHLQLFDQDSSNVVSRFLQDPYSTTFSSFSRVTNFFRGALQPHLEGASPDLLPPPDDEPEPGFEVISCVELGPRPAVERAPPLTEEEWAHHVGPEGRLQKVPVLKARIFSGGLSPGLRREAWKFLLGYLSWEGSAEEHKAHVRKKTDEYFRMKLQWKSVSPEQERRNSLLHGYRSLIGYVQGMSDLLSPILYVIQNEVDAFWCFCGFMELVHGNFEESQETMKRQLGQLLLLLRVLDPQLCDFLDSQDSGSLCFCFRWLLIWFKREFPFPDVLRLWEVLWTGLPGPNLHLLVACAILDMERDTLMLSGFGSNEILKHINELTMKLSVEDVLTRAEALYRQLTACPELPHNVQEVLGLVPPTEPQSPSPPTSPLPLSPTGAPPAPPPPEDTAPQPDSSLEILPEEEEEESAES, encoded by the exons ATGGAGGGAGCCGGTTACAGG GTGGTGTTTGAGAAAGGTGGCGTGTACTTGCACACCAGTGCTAAGAAGCACCAAGACCCGGACTCCCTCATCGCTGGCGTCATCCGCGTTGTGGAGAAG GACAGTGATGTCCTTCTGCACTGGGTTCCGGTAGAAGAGGCTGGGGATTCCACCCAAATTCTCTTCTCCAAGAAG GACGTCAGTGGGGGTGATTCTTGCACCTCTGAGGAGGAACCAACCTTTGACCCTGGCTATGAACCCGACTGGGCTGTCATCAGCACTGTGCGGCCACAGTCTCGTCACTTAGAGCCCACCAGAG GTGCAGAGCCCAGTTCCCCTCGGGGCTTCTGGGCCTTCTCGGTGAGCCTCGGGGAGCTCAAGTCCATCCGCCGGTCCAAGCCGGGCCTCAGCTGGGCCTACCTGGTCCTGGTGACCCAGGCTGGGGGCTCCCTGCCTGCCCTGCACTTTCACCGAGGGGGGACCCGCGCCCTTCTCCGGGTCCTCAGCCGCTACCTGCTGTTGGCCAG CTCCCCACAGGACCCCCGCCTCTACCTTGTCTTCCCCCACGACTCCTCGGCCCTCTCCAGCTCCTTCCACCACCTCCAGCTCTTCGACCAGGACAGCTCCAACGTGGTGTCT CGCTTTCTCCAGGACCCCTACTCCACCACCTTTAGCAGCTTCTCCCGTGTGACCAACTTCTTCAGGGGAGCCCTGCAGCCACACCTAGAAGGGGCCTCCCCTGATCTTCTTCCACCCCCTGATGATGAGCCGGAGCCTGGGTTTGAGGTCATTTCCTGT GTGGAGTTGGGGCCGCGGCCAGCCGTGGAGCGGGCACCTCCACTCACCGAGGAGGAGTGGGCCCACCACGTGGGCCCTGAGGGCCGCCTGCAGAAGGTCCCCGTGCTGAAGGCCCGCATCTTCTCCGGG GGTCTGAGCCCTGGCCTGAGGCGTGAAGCTTGGAAGTTCCTCCTGGGGTACCTCAGCTGGGAGGGCTCAGCTGAGGAGCACAAGGCCCACGTGCGCAAGAAAAC GGATGAGTACTTCCGAATGAAGCTGCAGTGGAAATCCGTGAGCCCTGAGCAGGAGCGGAGGAACTCACTGCTGCACGGTTACCGCAGCCTCATCG GTTACGTCCAGGGCATGAGTGACCTCCTCTCCCCGATCCTCTACGTCATTCAGAATGAGGTGGATGCTTTCTGGTGTTTCTGTGGCTTCATGGAGCTCGTG CACGGGAACTTCGAGGAGAGTCAGGAGACGATGAAGCGGCAGCTCGGAcaactgctgctgctgctgcgggtGTTGGACCCGCAGCTCTGCGACTTCCTGG attcccaggactctggctccctctgcttctgcttccgGTGGCTGCTTATCTGGTTCAAGAGGGAATTCCCCTTCCCAGATGTCCTTCGGCTGTGGGAG GTGCTGTGGACAGGGCTTCCTGGCCCCAATCTGCACCTGTTGGTCGCCTGTGCCATTCTGGACATGGAGCGTGACACCCTCATGCTTTCTGGCTTCGGCTCCAATGAGATCCTCAAG CACATCAACGAGCTGACCATGAAGCTGAGCGTGGAGGACGTGCTGACGCGGGCGGAGGCCCTCTACCGGCAGCTGACCGCCTGCCCG gagCTGCCCCACAACGTGCAGGAGGTCTTGGGTCTGGTGCCCCCCACAGAGCCCCAAAGTCCCTCACCCCCTACCTCTCCACTGCCTCTCTCACCCACCGGGGCCCCACCGGCCCCACCGCCCCCCGAGGACACAGCCCCGCAGCCCGACAGCAGCCTGGAGATCctgccagaggaggaggaagaggaaagcgcAGAGTCCTAA
- the TBC1D17 gene encoding TBC1 domain family member 17 isoform X3: protein MEGAGYRVVFEKGGVYLHTSAKKHQDPDSLIAGVIRVVEKDSDVLLHWVPVEEAGDSTQILFSKKDVSGGDSCTSEEEPTFDPGYEPDWAVISTVRPQSRHLEPTRGAEPSSPRGFWAFSVSLGELKSIRRSKPGLSWAYLVLVTQAGGSLPALHFHRGGTRALLRVLSRYLLLASSPQDPRLYLVFPHDSSALSSSFHHLQLFDQDSSNVVSRFLQDPYSTTFSSFSRVTNFFRGALQPHLEGASPDLLPPPDDEPEPGFEVISCVELGPRPAVERAPPLTEEEWAHHVGPEGRLQKVPVLKARIFSGGLSPGLRREAWKFLLGYLSWEGSAEEHKAHVRKKTDEYFRMKLQWKSVSPEQERRNSLLHGYRSLIERDVSRTDRTNKFYEGPENPGLGLLNDILLTYCMYHFDLGYVQGMSDLLSPILYVIQNEVDAFWCFCGFMELVHGNFEESQETMKRQLGQLLLLLRVLDPQLCDFLDSQDSGSLCFCFRWLLIWFKREFPFPDVLRLWEVLWTGLPGPNLHLLVACAILDMERDTLMLSGFGSNEILKHEAQSGHSGGGG, encoded by the exons ATGGAGGGAGCCGGTTACAGG GTGGTGTTTGAGAAAGGTGGCGTGTACTTGCACACCAGTGCTAAGAAGCACCAAGACCCGGACTCCCTCATCGCTGGCGTCATCCGCGTTGTGGAGAAG GACAGTGATGTCCTTCTGCACTGGGTTCCGGTAGAAGAGGCTGGGGATTCCACCCAAATTCTCTTCTCCAAGAAG GACGTCAGTGGGGGTGATTCTTGCACCTCTGAGGAGGAACCAACCTTTGACCCTGGCTATGAACCCGACTGGGCTGTCATCAGCACTGTGCGGCCACAGTCTCGTCACTTAGAGCCCACCAGAG GTGCAGAGCCCAGTTCCCCTCGGGGCTTCTGGGCCTTCTCGGTGAGCCTCGGGGAGCTCAAGTCCATCCGCCGGTCCAAGCCGGGCCTCAGCTGGGCCTACCTGGTCCTGGTGACCCAGGCTGGGGGCTCCCTGCCTGCCCTGCACTTTCACCGAGGGGGGACCCGCGCCCTTCTCCGGGTCCTCAGCCGCTACCTGCTGTTGGCCAG CTCCCCACAGGACCCCCGCCTCTACCTTGTCTTCCCCCACGACTCCTCGGCCCTCTCCAGCTCCTTCCACCACCTCCAGCTCTTCGACCAGGACAGCTCCAACGTGGTGTCT CGCTTTCTCCAGGACCCCTACTCCACCACCTTTAGCAGCTTCTCCCGTGTGACCAACTTCTTCAGGGGAGCCCTGCAGCCACACCTAGAAGGGGCCTCCCCTGATCTTCTTCCACCCCCTGATGATGAGCCGGAGCCTGGGTTTGAGGTCATTTCCTGT GTGGAGTTGGGGCCGCGGCCAGCCGTGGAGCGGGCACCTCCACTCACCGAGGAGGAGTGGGCCCACCACGTGGGCCCTGAGGGCCGCCTGCAGAAGGTCCCCGTGCTGAAGGCCCGCATCTTCTCCGGG GGTCTGAGCCCTGGCCTGAGGCGTGAAGCTTGGAAGTTCCTCCTGGGGTACCTCAGCTGGGAGGGCTCAGCTGAGGAGCACAAGGCCCACGTGCGCAAGAAAAC GGATGAGTACTTCCGAATGAAGCTGCAGTGGAAATCCGTGAGCCCTGAGCAGGAGCGGAGGAACTCACTGCTGCACGGTTACCGCAGCCTCATCG AGAGAGATGTGAGCCGTACTGATCGGACCAACAAATTCTATGAGGGTCCTGAGAACCCAGGGCTGGGCCTACTGAATGACATCCTTCTCACCTACTGCATGTACCACTTTGACCTTG GTTACGTCCAGGGCATGAGTGACCTCCTCTCCCCGATCCTCTACGTCATTCAGAATGAGGTGGATGCTTTCTGGTGTTTCTGTGGCTTCATGGAGCTCGTG CACGGGAACTTCGAGGAGAGTCAGGAGACGATGAAGCGGCAGCTCGGAcaactgctgctgctgctgcgggtGTTGGACCCGCAGCTCTGCGACTTCCTGG attcccaggactctggctccctctgcttctgcttccgGTGGCTGCTTATCTGGTTCAAGAGGGAATTCCCCTTCCCAGATGTCCTTCGGCTGTGGGAG GTGCTGTGGACAGGGCTTCCTGGCCCCAATCTGCACCTGTTGGTCGCCTGTGCCATTCTGGACATGGAGCGTGACACCCTCATGCTTTCTGGCTTCGGCTCCAATGAGATCCTCAAG CACGAGGCACAGAGTGGGCACTCGGGCGGTGGTGGTTGA